In one window of Poriferisphaera corsica DNA:
- the hslU gene encoding ATP-dependent protease ATPase subunit HslU translates to MINLTPKQIVSELDKYIVGQDDAKRSVAIAIRNRWRRQQLDPEIAHDISPKNIIMSGPTGVGKTEIARRLATLTDAPFIKVEASKFTEVGYHGRDVESMIRDLLDQAISMTRSNQSELVSKQAAEIANEKLVDLLLPGSHTNEPTPDNQSYVESHESEERKNRIRERLMGQLKSGALDDKEVEIHIKQKPQTSFMLSNMGLDQMDPDLSNMFEKMMPENRKNQKLTVKEAREVLIAQETDKLVDQGKITSEAIEMTESSGIIFLDEIDKIAATQTKGGGSPDVSRQGVQRDLLPIVEGSAVNTKHGIVHTDHILFIAAGAFHTATVNDLMPELQGRFPIRVELSSLGKDDFVCILKEPKNALTKQQKDLLAVEGLDVNFTDDGIDAIADLAADANAKLENIGARRLMTIIEKVFEDINFDAPEIADTSNAKTVITGEFVRKQLDEVTNDLDLSRFVL, encoded by the coding sequence ATGATCAACCTTACGCCAAAGCAAATTGTGAGTGAACTGGATAAGTATATTGTTGGCCAAGATGACGCTAAGCGTTCCGTCGCGATTGCGATTCGCAACCGTTGGCGGCGACAGCAGTTAGATCCGGAGATCGCTCACGACATCTCCCCCAAAAATATCATCATGTCAGGGCCAACTGGTGTTGGTAAGACTGAGATCGCCCGAAGATTGGCAACCCTGACCGATGCCCCGTTCATTAAGGTCGAGGCCTCAAAATTTACAGAAGTGGGGTATCACGGCCGAGATGTCGAATCGATGATCAGGGATCTACTCGATCAAGCGATTTCGATGACGCGCAGCAATCAGTCTGAACTTGTTTCCAAACAGGCAGCAGAAATTGCGAATGAGAAATTGGTGGATCTACTTTTGCCAGGTTCTCACACAAATGAGCCTACTCCCGATAACCAGTCATACGTGGAATCACACGAATCGGAAGAAAGAAAAAATCGTATCCGTGAGCGGCTTATGGGGCAGCTCAAATCGGGCGCACTTGATGACAAAGAGGTTGAAATCCATATCAAGCAAAAACCTCAAACATCATTCATGCTTTCAAACATGGGGCTGGATCAGATGGATCCGGATCTTTCAAATATGTTCGAAAAAATGATGCCGGAAAACAGGAAAAATCAGAAACTAACGGTCAAAGAAGCTCGCGAGGTGTTAATCGCACAAGAGACAGACAAGTTGGTGGATCAAGGCAAGATCACATCAGAAGCCATTGAGATGACTGAATCAAGCGGTATCATTTTCCTTGACGAAATCGATAAGATTGCCGCAACACAAACAAAAGGCGGCGGTTCACCTGATGTCTCACGGCAAGGTGTTCAACGTGACCTACTGCCGATTGTTGAAGGCTCCGCGGTTAACACAAAGCATGGCATTGTTCATACCGATCACATCCTCTTCATCGCTGCGGGCGCGTTTCATACAGCAACCGTGAATGACCTGATGCCTGAGCTTCAAGGCCGCTTCCCGATTCGAGTCGAACTTTCATCTCTAGGTAAGGATGATTTTGTTTGCATCTTGAAGGAACCTAAAAACGCACTCACAAAGCAGCAAAAAGATCTTCTTGCTGTCGAAGGGCTGGACGTCAACTTTACTGACGATGGGATCGACGCGATAGCTGATCTTGCTGCAGACGCAAATGCGAAACTCGAAAACATCGGCGCAAGACGCTTGATGACAATCATCGAGAAAGTGTTCGAAGATATTAATTTCGATGCGCCTGAAATTGCAGATACAAGTAATGCAAAAACAGTCATCACCGGTGAATTTGTGCGAAAGCAGCTTGATGAGGTCACGAATGATCTCGATCTCAGTCGCTTCGTTCTTTAG
- a CDS encoding YifB family Mg chelatase-like AAA ATPase — protein sequence MLSQVYSFILQGIDPILCEIEVSISKTGLPKATIVGLPDLAVKESLERVRTAMMNCGYATPITRLLINLAPADTKKEGPLYDLPIAIGTLIAANIIQTNKHQKLLFAGELALDGRVRPINGVINLALLCRQLNFEGIVVPADNALEAAAVDDIAIYPVKHLTDVVGLLNGSTSISPLHQSTLHDQFTRSVAAVDFSDIKGQEEAKRAMLIAAAGQHNILMIGPAGTGKTLLAKALPGILPPLSREEALEVTRIYSTLGKVPHGRSLIIERPVRSPHHTASAASLIGGGSIPRPGEVSLAHHGVLFLDELPEFSRTVIETLRQPLEDGVVTIARSQATYQFPSEFMLVAAMNPSPRGDVSADEVGHREMTKYMSRISGPLIDRIDIHVDVPRLPYEQLYEQRPTETSQSIQNKVIQARETQRQRNGSYLKPNHQLSHKELDRLAPLSDDCQLLMKDAMSELGLSARAFDKIRRVARTIADLEESHDITANHLAEAIAYRLLDREMVN from the coding sequence ATGCTTTCTCAGGTATATAGCTTTATATTGCAGGGTATTGATCCAATCCTGTGTGAAATCGAAGTCAGTATTTCCAAAACCGGGCTTCCCAAAGCAACGATCGTCGGCCTTCCGGATCTTGCGGTCAAAGAATCTCTTGAGCGGGTTCGCACCGCAATGATGAATTGTGGCTATGCGACTCCCATCACACGATTGCTTATTAATCTCGCGCCTGCGGATACAAAAAAAGAAGGCCCGCTCTACGATCTGCCAATTGCAATTGGCACGCTCATTGCTGCCAATATTATCCAGACGAATAAGCATCAAAAACTACTATTTGCAGGTGAACTCGCGCTTGATGGTCGCGTTCGGCCTATCAACGGCGTTATCAATCTTGCCTTACTATGTAGGCAACTGAATTTTGAAGGAATTGTCGTACCCGCAGACAACGCCCTTGAAGCAGCAGCTGTTGACGATATTGCGATCTACCCTGTCAAACATCTCACTGATGTTGTAGGCCTCCTCAATGGCAGTACATCCATCTCACCCTTGCATCAATCCACACTGCATGATCAATTCACACGCTCTGTCGCGGCGGTTGATTTTTCTGATATCAAAGGACAGGAAGAAGCAAAACGTGCAATGCTCATTGCCGCAGCAGGTCAGCACAACATCCTCATGATCGGCCCTGCAGGAACCGGTAAGACACTACTCGCCAAGGCATTGCCTGGTATACTTCCGCCACTCTCTCGTGAAGAGGCGCTAGAGGTCACACGCATCTATTCAACACTAGGAAAAGTGCCGCATGGGCGTTCCCTTATCATCGAAAGGCCCGTGCGTTCTCCGCACCACACCGCCAGTGCCGCCTCTCTAATCGGTGGCGGCTCAATACCACGTCCCGGGGAAGTTTCACTCGCTCATCATGGCGTCCTTTTTCTTGACGAACTTCCCGAATTCAGCCGCACTGTCATCGAAACACTCAGGCAACCACTTGAGGACGGTGTCGTCACCATCGCACGTTCCCAAGCGACCTATCAATTCCCCTCTGAGTTTATGCTAGTTGCAGCGATGAATCCGTCACCACGCGGTGATGTCTCCGCAGATGAAGTCGGCCATCGAGAAATGACCAAGTACATGTCTAGAATTTCTGGCCCGCTTATCGATCGTATCGATATCCATGTCGATGTACCGCGTCTGCCATACGAACAGCTCTACGAGCAACGACCCACTGAAACCAGCCAATCAATTCAAAACAAAGTGATCCAAGCTCGCGAAACACAGCGCCAACGTAACGGTTCATACCTCAAACCCAATCACCAACTCTCTCATAAAGAACTCGACCGTCTTGCACCATTGTCAGATGATTGCCAATTGCTCATGAAAGACGCGATGTCAGAACTCGGTTTGTCTGCAAGAGCATTCGACAAGATCCGCCGTGTCGCCAGAACAATCGCCGACCTTGAAGAGTCACATGATATTACGGCCAATCATCTTGCCGAAGCCATCGCCTACCGCCTCCTTGACCGAGAAATGGTCAATTAA
- the coaD gene encoding pantetheine-phosphate adenylyltransferase has protein sequence MSKTQKIGLFPGTYDPITNGHLDVIKRGQHHFDRLVIAIGHNPSKNPLFSLEERIAIIQQLINEQCDPTIVEVQSYIGLTVDFARQIGATAILRGLRNVTDLNFEFQLALTNRAIADIETIFIMSGEVHGYTSSTLIKQIASAGDIQRLHTLLPQIVIDKMQKKKDDAGGKLPWRTVDHFTESSDN, from the coding sequence ATGAGCAAAACCCAGAAAATCGGCCTATTCCCCGGCACATATGACCCCATCACCAACGGTCATCTTGATGTAATCAAACGAGGCCAACACCACTTCGATCGACTCGTCATCGCCATCGGACACAACCCCTCTAAAAACCCTCTCTTCTCTCTAGAAGAACGTATCGCAATTATCCAACAACTCATCAACGAGCAATGCGATCCAACGATCGTCGAAGTCCAGTCCTACATTGGGCTCACCGTTGACTTCGCTCGCCAAATCGGCGCAACCGCTATCCTTCGTGGGCTTCGCAACGTCACCGACCTCAACTTCGAGTTTCAGCTCGCCCTCACCAACCGCGCTATCGCGGATATCGAAACCATCTTCATCATGTCCGGCGAAGTCCACGGCTACACCTCATCAACACTCATCAAACAAATTGCTTCTGCGGGTGATATCCAGCGTCTTCACACACTCTTGCCACAAATCGTTATCGATAAAATGCAGAAAAAGAAGGATGATGCTGGCGGCAAGCTGCCATGGCGCACCGTCGACCACTTCACTGAATCTTCCGACAACTAA
- a CDS encoding MBL fold metallo-hydrolase yields the protein MDYRIISIGTLSTHELWDHPTPPRTAHATTTLIRSGDRTILVDPGLPPQIITARLSERTGLTPDDITDVFLTNFRPSHRMGLSAFEQAKWFISERERETIGPALIEQYQNTEDEDVQQLLQYEVSLLKKCDAAPDTLAPQVDLFPCPGFTPGTCGLLLLETNTTTLIAGDAVATAEHFEQGRILRGANDIELAQESFIEAVEIADVIVPGHDNLIINKSKNRF from the coding sequence ATGGACTACCGCATCATCAGTATCGGCACGCTTAGCACTCACGAACTCTGGGATCACCCAACACCACCTCGCACCGCTCACGCCACCACCACACTCATCCGCTCAGGCGATCGCACGATCCTCGTCGACCCTGGCCTACCTCCGCAGATCATCACCGCTCGACTCTCTGAGCGCACAGGTCTCACCCCCGACGACATCACCGATGTCTTCCTCACCAACTTCCGCCCATCACATCGCATGGGCCTCTCCGCTTTCGAGCAAGCCAAATGGTTTATCTCCGAACGCGAACGCGAAACCATCGGCCCTGCTCTCATCGAGCAATACCAAAACACCGAAGACGAGGACGTTCAACAGCTTCTTCAATACGAAGTTTCACTACTCAAGAAATGTGATGCGGCGCCCGATACACTCGCACCGCAAGTCGATCTCTTCCCCTGCCCCGGCTTCACGCCCGGCACTTGCGGTCTACTCCTCCTCGAAACCAACACGACCACACTCATCGCCGGCGACGCCGTCGCTACAGCCGAGCACTTCGAGCAAGGCCGCATCCTCCGAGGTGCCAACGACATCGAACTTGCCCAAGAATCATTTATCGAAGCCGTCGAAATCGCCGATGTCATCGTCCCCGGCCACGACAACCTCATTATCAATAAATCAAAAAATCGCTTCTAA
- a CDS encoding metallophosphoesterase: MIEPGRRWGSREWNLVMPLAYGLIQPVDVKLPNLPHELDGMRILHVSDLHIRRHGRLFSRLINQLTSIRHDLTVFTGDYMSYPGDEDASIKVMKKICERLNPSMGMYGVFGNHDFDEFRQRAGEELPIHWLSDHAVSVKDRPLDLLGFNVTKGSGPDGMKVAMDATLECGGRDEDRLRLGLLHYPQKFMLASDLGVDLMLSGHTHGGQIRLPGGRALFNSSDLPLGLSSGLMRHRDMMIGVSRGVGYAGMPFVTSWRLFCPSHMPLYTLRRGPMTGKRSNRLEMIQRW, from the coding sequence GTGATTGAGCCGGGTAGACGATGGGGGAGTAGAGAATGGAATCTTGTGATGCCGCTAGCGTATGGATTGATACAACCAGTTGACGTAAAGTTGCCAAATTTACCGCATGAACTGGATGGGATGCGGATTTTGCATGTTTCTGATCTTCATATCAGGCGGCATGGGCGGTTATTTAGTCGGCTGATCAATCAGTTGACTTCGATACGACATGATCTGACGGTGTTTACCGGCGACTATATGTCGTATCCGGGGGATGAGGATGCGTCGATCAAGGTGATGAAGAAGATCTGCGAGCGGCTGAATCCATCGATGGGGATGTACGGTGTGTTTGGTAATCATGATTTTGATGAGTTCAGGCAGCGAGCTGGCGAGGAGTTACCGATTCACTGGTTGAGTGATCATGCGGTGAGTGTGAAGGATCGGCCGCTGGATTTGTTGGGTTTTAATGTGACGAAGGGGTCGGGGCCTGATGGGATGAAGGTGGCGATGGATGCGACGCTCGAGTGTGGTGGGCGTGATGAGGATCGCTTGAGATTGGGGTTGCTTCACTATCCACAGAAATTCATGTTGGCATCTGATTTGGGTGTTGATTTGATGTTGTCGGGTCACACGCATGGCGGCCAGATACGGTTACCGGGTGGGCGGGCGCTTTTTAATTCGAGTGATCTGCCGCTGGGATTAAGTTCAGGATTAATGCGACATCGAGATATGATGATTGGTGTGTCGCGTGGGGTTGGTTATGCGGGGATGCCGTTTGTTACGAGTTGGCGATTGTTTTGTCCGTCGCACATGCCGTTATATACGCTGCGGCGCGGGCCGATGACGGGGAAACGGTCGAATCGGTTGGAAATGATTCAGAGGTGGTAA
- a CDS encoding helix-turn-helix domain-containing protein: MAKMFYTLEETAAKLGVSEQEIKDMAASGKLQQFRDGDKLMFKCAEVDTMAGSSGKDDSAAPIPLADSQTNDAVSLHDTAIPLMGDTNAGTGLGLGSNDSTGISVFDAGEVDAADPLAQTVANQGSQISLESVGSGSGLLDLTHESNDASLGADLLEDIYPGSGDTAAGTNIDSAIGSSGIFDAGLSATGATSGLENLEGSMSGTMTPPSMNAPLAGADSGSGMVDLSDSFEAPSGFSTGMLFGTVISLAIALIVMVGAHADVLTMITGMLRNSRGAYEMGNTFYILTGGLFVLTLICGGIGAVLGKATS; this comes from the coding sequence ATGGCGAAGATGTTCTACACTCTTGAAGAGACGGCAGCGAAGCTTGGCGTCAGCGAACAAGAAATTAAAGATATGGCTGCAAGCGGCAAGCTACAGCAGTTCCGTGATGGCGATAAGCTCATGTTTAAATGCGCTGAAGTCGACACGATGGCTGGCAGTAGCGGCAAAGATGATTCCGCAGCACCAATCCCTCTTGCTGATTCACAAACCAACGACGCTGTCAGCCTTCATGACACAGCCATCCCACTGATGGGTGACACAAATGCTGGCACCGGCCTCGGCCTTGGTAGCAACGATTCAACCGGCATCTCCGTCTTTGACGCAGGTGAAGTTGACGCTGCTGACCCACTCGCACAAACCGTTGCGAATCAGGGTAGCCAAATCTCACTCGAATCAGTTGGTTCCGGCTCCGGTCTCCTCGACCTGACTCACGAATCAAATGATGCCTCACTCGGTGCTGACCTCTTGGAAGATATCTATCCAGGTTCAGGCGACACCGCAGCCGGCACAAACATTGACTCCGCCATCGGATCTTCCGGCATCTTCGATGCTGGTCTGTCCGCTACCGGCGCCACTTCAGGACTCGAAAACCTCGAAGGTTCAATGTCCGGCACCATGACCCCTCCATCCATGAACGCACCACTCGCGGGTGCTGACTCCGGCTCTGGCATGGTCGATCTCTCAGACAGTTTCGAAGCACCATCCGGTTTCTCAACCGGCATGCTCTTCGGCACGGTCATCTCACTCGCCATCGCACTCATCGTCATGGTCGGCGCTCACGCAGACGTCCTCACCATGATCACCGGCATGCTCCGCAACTCACGCGGTGCATACGAAATGGGTAACACCTTCTACATCCTCACTGGCGGACTCTTCGTCCTCACACTCATCTGTGGCGGCATCGGCGCTGTCCTCGGCAAAGCCACCTCATAA
- a CDS encoding phosphatidylserine decarboxylase: MKLSGYGKNEWITAIIISMLLAAASILFDLWYLIIPIFLALAFVINFFRDPDRRIPSQRGIAVAPSDGRITSIHDIESYEPFDNQPATCIRIFMSVFNVHVNRSPCHGRIASITHTPGKHTNTLNPNCCEVNERNLILMKHPTKGHPVAAVRQVAGLLARTICCAVEENAVIQRGQRIGMIKLGSTTELYIPKSLLEKVTVEEGQSVKGGLTVLAQVKAQDNNQPSTPTAAAESHDTSTPETEPAE; the protein is encoded by the coding sequence TTGAAACTCAGCGGATACGGCAAAAACGAATGGATTACCGCCATCATTATCTCGATGCTCCTCGCCGCAGCCTCCATCCTTTTTGACCTCTGGTACCTCATCATCCCCATCTTTCTCGCACTCGCCTTTGTCATCAACTTCTTCCGTGATCCCGACCGCCGCATACCCTCACAACGCGGCATCGCTGTCGCCCCATCCGACGGCCGCATCACCTCCATCCACGATATCGAATCCTACGAACCATTCGACAATCAACCCGCAACTTGCATCCGCATCTTCATGTCCGTCTTCAACGTACACGTCAATCGCTCACCATGTCACGGCCGAATCGCTTCCATCACACACACACCCGGCAAGCACACCAACACACTCAACCCCAATTGCTGTGAAGTCAATGAGCGCAACCTCATCCTCATGAAGCACCCCACCAAAGGGCATCCCGTTGCAGCCGTCCGCCAAGTCGCCGGCCTCCTCGCCCGTACCATCTGCTGCGCTGTTGAAGAAAACGCGGTCATCCAACGTGGCCAACGTATCGGCATGATCAAACTCGGCTCAACCACCGAACTCTACATCCCAAAATCACTCCTCGAAAAAGTCACCGTCGAAGAAGGCCAATCCGTCAAAGGTGGCCTCACCGTCCTCGCTCAAGTCAAAGCACAAGACAACAACCAACCATCCACCCCCACAGCGGCCGCAGAATCACATGACACCTCAACACCTGAAACCGAACCAGCCGAATAG
- a CDS encoding histidine phosphatase family protein, with protein sequence MRIYVIRHADPDYENGTITALGHQEAEALSERLDDVRIDRIYSSPKGRAVHTAEYTAKRKGLEIEVLDWLAEVDWWSENEYNGHPLAVYNAHGFLVREMEPQPTWGTWHENEWFSDPRIRREFEVIQTGSDLLMADHGYVKDACGVYRHDEPNEVAIAVFCHNGLGLTWLAHLLNIPLPLFWTSFYLRPASLTTVLMDERDGGKATPRCLNMSDETHLVAKGLDKARVPNGIVNNYE encoded by the coding sequence ATGCGAATCTATGTGATCAGGCATGCAGACCCGGATTATGAGAATGGAACGATTACGGCGCTCGGGCATCAGGAGGCGGAGGCACTGAGTGAGCGATTGGATGATGTGCGGATTGATCGGATTTATAGTTCGCCTAAAGGGAGAGCAGTGCATACGGCGGAGTATACGGCAAAGCGGAAGGGACTTGAGATTGAGGTTTTGGATTGGTTGGCAGAAGTCGATTGGTGGTCGGAGAATGAATATAACGGTCATCCGTTGGCGGTATATAACGCGCATGGTTTTTTGGTGAGAGAGATGGAGCCTCAACCGACTTGGGGGACGTGGCATGAAAATGAATGGTTTAGTGATCCGCGGATCAGACGGGAATTTGAGGTGATCCAAACGGGATCAGATTTGCTTATGGCTGATCATGGGTATGTGAAGGATGCGTGTGGGGTATACCGGCATGATGAGCCGAATGAAGTGGCGATTGCGGTGTTCTGCCATAACGGGTTGGGATTGACATGGTTGGCGCACCTTTTGAATATACCGTTACCGCTGTTTTGGACGAGCTTCTATTTGCGGCCGGCATCTTTGACGACGGTGTTGATGGATGAGCGAGATGGTGGGAAAGCGACACCGCGATGTTTGAATATGAGTGATGAGACGCATCTTGTGGCGAAGGGATTGGATAAGGCGCGTGTGCCGAATGGGATAGTGAATAATTATGAGTGA
- a CDS encoding ABC transporter substrate-binding protein produces MKDHVAKFVIIGLLLIVVGVPMLLRPAKGEAGGEVVALNGAGDTKLIIMTPHNEQIRYEFATAFNQWRLKQGKETVVFDWRAGGGTSDLRKQLLTQFVDAAKDGREEMGVGVDLFFGGGEYDHNKLAKGIKFKRDGEERKLSVSVPAGLNEAVIEDAFPGQMIGGSKLYRDDLLWVGTALSSFGIVYNRDVVEMLGVKEPKTWLDMTQPEFRDWAALADPSHSGSIAATYNVILMRKGWEDGWSLLRRAFANARYFASSSSKVPVDVSSGEAGLGMCIDFYGRFQAAVTDDVRVGYVDPAYMTAITPDPISVIRGAPHKAIAKEFIEWLLTKDAQGLWQKRIGTAGGPLASELRRQPIRRDMFTIDGKVDWADRELDPFSVAKPFVDGVPDYFGFVALVSHAMAIDIHEELKAAWAVINRVEDGNPVKGEMLRLFDAMPKELVVDWPSDELRDQWLLILEDEDDLRRDEVLGVLDGFVKGLKGRYKKNPDLKLQDRLAWTLFFRENYRRIVELEKQVELRRIAVAE; encoded by the coding sequence ATGAAAGACCATGTAGCGAAATTCGTGATTATTGGGTTGTTGTTGATCGTGGTGGGCGTGCCGATGCTGTTGCGTCCTGCTAAAGGGGAGGCAGGGGGAGAGGTGGTGGCATTGAATGGGGCGGGTGATACTAAGTTGATTATTATGACGCCTCATAACGAGCAGATTCGATATGAATTTGCGACGGCTTTTAATCAGTGGCGATTGAAGCAGGGGAAGGAGACGGTGGTATTTGATTGGCGTGCTGGCGGAGGGACATCGGATCTGCGGAAACAGTTATTGACGCAGTTTGTGGATGCAGCGAAGGATGGGCGAGAGGAGATGGGGGTTGGGGTAGATCTGTTTTTTGGTGGCGGGGAATATGATCATAATAAATTAGCGAAGGGGATTAAGTTCAAGCGCGATGGTGAGGAGCGGAAGTTGTCGGTAAGCGTGCCGGCGGGGTTGAATGAGGCTGTTATTGAAGATGCGTTTCCGGGACAGATGATTGGTGGGTCGAAGTTGTATCGGGATGATCTATTGTGGGTGGGGACGGCGCTTTCGAGTTTTGGGATTGTGTACAACCGAGATGTGGTTGAGATGTTGGGTGTGAAAGAGCCTAAGACATGGTTAGATATGACGCAGCCGGAGTTTCGTGATTGGGCGGCGTTGGCAGATCCGTCACATTCAGGTTCGATTGCGGCGACGTATAACGTGATTTTGATGAGGAAGGGTTGGGAGGATGGATGGTCGTTGCTTCGTAGAGCGTTTGCGAATGCAAGGTATTTTGCTTCGAGTTCCTCGAAGGTGCCAGTGGATGTTTCGAGTGGTGAAGCTGGGTTAGGGATGTGTATAGATTTTTATGGCCGATTTCAGGCGGCGGTGACGGATGACGTTCGTGTTGGGTATGTTGATCCAGCCTATATGACAGCGATAACGCCAGACCCGATTAGTGTGATCCGGGGTGCACCGCATAAGGCGATTGCGAAAGAATTTATTGAGTGGCTGTTGACGAAAGATGCACAGGGGCTTTGGCAAAAACGGATTGGTACGGCAGGTGGGCCGCTCGCGAGTGAGTTGAGAAGGCAGCCGATTCGTAGAGATATGTTTACCATTGATGGGAAGGTAGATTGGGCGGATCGAGAATTGGATCCGTTTAGCGTGGCGAAGCCGTTTGTGGATGGCGTGCCGGATTATTTTGGATTTGTGGCGTTGGTGAGCCATGCGATGGCGATTGATATTCATGAAGAATTGAAGGCGGCTTGGGCGGTAATCAATCGGGTTGAGGATGGAAATCCAGTGAAAGGTGAGATGTTGAGGCTGTTTGATGCGATGCCAAAGGAGTTGGTGGTTGATTGGCCAAGCGATGAGTTGCGAGATCAATGGTTGCTGATTCTTGAAGATGAGGATGATTTGAGAAGGGATGAGGTGCTTGGTGTGTTGGATGGTTTTGTTAAGGGATTGAAGGGGCGATATAAGAAGAATCCGGATTTGAAGTTGCAGGACCGGTTGGCCTGGACTTTGTTTTTCAGGGAGAACTATCGCAGGATTGTTGAGCTTGAGAAGCAGGTGGAGTTGAGGCGGATTGCGGTCGCTGAATAG
- a CDS encoding glycerate kinase family protein, with protein sequence MDQVLKILVAPDSFKESLSAEEVAEAMRMGAMDAAQVMARGVEVDVCPVADGGEGTVNALVRAMGGEVRRSEVTEPLGRRIVARWGLCGETGIVEMAEAAGLGLLSEGERNPMRTTTYGVGLLLKEAMDAGAKRIIMGIGGSATNDGGCGAAQALGVVFYDNGGEIIEQQISGGLLGKVSRIDVEGLDERLKNGEVKLEVACDVRNVFCGEHGAARVYGWQKGANAVEIGELDAWMLQLGALMARDCGVDVMGMAGAGAAGGLGGGAVAMLKGALRSGIELVLEAVDFEQRVQWADVVISGEGKMDGQTSEGKVLWGVERACERVGRPMWVVVGAVGTGVDLGAGNGGHQEGMKGGMQGGIAVSEGHERGWAMVHAKELVREGTARIVKNVLATF encoded by the coding sequence ATGGATCAGGTACTGAAAATATTGGTTGCGCCGGATAGTTTTAAAGAGTCGCTGAGCGCGGAAGAGGTTGCGGAGGCGATGCGCATGGGGGCGATGGATGCGGCGCAGGTGATGGCGCGCGGTGTTGAGGTGGATGTATGTCCTGTGGCGGATGGCGGCGAGGGGACGGTCAATGCGCTGGTTAGAGCGATGGGCGGAGAGGTGAGACGTAGTGAAGTGACTGAGCCGCTGGGCAGGAGGATTGTGGCGAGGTGGGGGCTGTGTGGCGAGACTGGTATCGTGGAGATGGCGGAGGCTGCGGGTTTAGGATTGCTGAGTGAAGGGGAAAGGAACCCGATGCGGACAACCACGTATGGGGTGGGGCTGCTTTTGAAGGAAGCAATGGATGCGGGGGCAAAACGGATCATTATGGGGATTGGCGGGAGCGCGACGAATGATGGTGGGTGCGGTGCGGCTCAGGCGTTGGGGGTTGTGTTTTATGATAATGGTGGGGAGATCATTGAGCAGCAGATTAGTGGTGGGCTCTTGGGGAAGGTATCGCGGATTGATGTGGAGGGATTGGATGAGCGGCTGAAGAATGGGGAAGTGAAGTTGGAGGTGGCGTGTGATGTGCGGAATGTATTTTGTGGCGAGCATGGTGCGGCGCGGGTGTACGGGTGGCAAAAGGGGGCGAATGCAGTTGAGATTGGCGAATTGGATGCGTGGATGCTGCAGCTTGGAGCGCTGATGGCGCGGGATTGTGGGGTGGATGTGATGGGAATGGCGGGGGCAGGAGCGGCGGGTGGATTAGGCGGCGGCGCGGTGGCGATGTTGAAGGGGGCGTTGAGATCGGGGATTGAGTTGGTGCTTGAAGCGGTGGATTTTGAGCAACGCGTGCAATGGGCGGATGTGGTGATTTCAGGTGAGGGAAAGATGGATGGGCAGACGAGTGAAGGGAAGGTGTTGTGGGGGGTTGAACGGGCTTGTGAGCGAGTGGGGAGGCCGATGTGGGTGGTTGTGGGCGCGGTGGGGACAGGTGTTGATCTGGGGGCAGGGAATGGTGGGCATCAAGAGGGAATGAAGGGGGGGATGCAAGGGGGGATTGCGGTGAGTGAGGGGCATGAGCGGGGATGGGCGATGGTGCATGCGAAGGAGCTGGTGCGTGAAGGGACGGCGAGAATTGTAAAGAATGTGTTAGCGACGTTTTAG